One segment of Streptomyces sp. NBC_00576 DNA contains the following:
- a CDS encoding Tex family protein yields the protein MTTPGSIEVGSIEGRIAEELGVRERQVRAAVELLDGGSTVPFIARYRKEATEMLDDAQLRTLEERLRYLRELEERRAAILESVREQGKLTPEVEAQIRGAETKARLEDIYLPFKPKRRTKAQIAREAGLEPLAEGLLGDPSVDPLAAAAAFVDADKGVADPQAALDGARSILTERFSEDADLIGEARERMWVRGRLAAKVKDGKEEAGAKFADYFDFAEPFTALPSHRILAMLRGEKEDVLDLVLEPEEPTEGPSSYEGIIAHRFGIAERGRPGDKWLKDTVRWAWRTRILVHLGIDVRLRLRTVAEDEAVNVFAANLRDLLLAAPAGTRSTLGLDPGFRTGVKVAVVDSTGKAVATDVIYPHVPANKWDEALAKLARLAKEHSVDLIAIGNGTASRETDKLAGELIAKHPELNLTKVMVSEAGASVYSASAFASQELPGMDVSLRGAVSIARRLQDPLAELVKIDPKSIGVGQYQHDLSEVKLSRSLDAVVEDCVNGVGVDVNTASTPLLSRVSGISSGLAENIVAHRDANGPFTSRSQLKGVARLGPKAYEQCAGFLRIRGGDDPLDASSVHPEAYPVVRRMVKSAGSGVASLVGNTAVLRSLRPDDFVDEKFGLPTVTDILRELEKPGRDPRPAFKTATFKDGVEKIGDLSSGMVLEGVVTNVAAFGAFVDVGVHQDGLVHVSAMSKTFIKDPHDVVKSGDIVKVKVLDVDIPRKRISLTLRLDDEAVASGDGQQGGGGRPQRGGRPPQPRQQQGQGQGGGRSGGAPRQGAPAPGNSAMADALRKAGLVDPKRR from the coding sequence GTGACGACACCCGGGTCCATCGAAGTAGGGTCCATCGAAGGCAGGATCGCCGAGGAGCTCGGCGTACGGGAGCGGCAGGTGAGGGCCGCCGTCGAGTTGCTCGACGGGGGCTCGACAGTGCCCTTCATCGCCCGCTACCGCAAGGAAGCGACCGAGATGCTCGACGATGCGCAACTGCGCACGTTGGAGGAGCGGCTGCGCTATCTGCGGGAGCTGGAGGAGCGGCGGGCCGCGATCCTCGAATCGGTGCGCGAACAGGGCAAGCTGACGCCCGAGGTCGAGGCGCAGATCCGCGGGGCCGAGACGAAGGCACGCCTGGAGGACATCTACCTGCCGTTCAAGCCGAAGCGGCGGACGAAGGCCCAGATCGCGCGCGAGGCGGGCCTGGAACCGCTGGCCGAGGGGCTGCTCGGCGACCCGTCCGTCGACCCGCTCGCCGCGGCGGCGGCCTTCGTCGACGCCGACAAGGGCGTCGCCGATCCGCAGGCCGCGCTGGACGGCGCCCGCTCGATCCTCACCGAGCGCTTCTCGGAGGACGCCGACCTGATCGGCGAGGCGCGCGAGCGCATGTGGGTGCGCGGCCGGCTGGCCGCCAAGGTGAAGGACGGCAAGGAGGAGGCGGGCGCGAAGTTCGCCGACTACTTCGACTTCGCCGAGCCCTTCACCGCCCTGCCCTCGCACCGCATCCTCGCGATGCTGCGCGGCGAGAAGGAGGACGTCCTCGACCTGGTCCTGGAGCCGGAGGAGCCGACGGAGGGCCCTTCGTCGTACGAGGGGATCATCGCCCACCGTTTCGGGATCGCCGAGCGCGGCCGTCCCGGCGACAAGTGGCTGAAGGACACCGTGCGTTGGGCCTGGCGAACCCGGATCCTGGTCCACCTCGGCATCGACGTCCGCCTTCGGCTGCGGACGGTCGCGGAGGACGAGGCGGTGAACGTGTTCGCGGCGAACCTGCGCGACCTGCTGCTCGCCGCCCCGGCCGGCACGCGATCGACGCTGGGGCTCGACCCCGGGTTCCGTACGGGCGTGAAAGTGGCCGTCGTGGACTCGACGGGCAAGGCCGTCGCCACGGACGTGATCTATCCGCACGTACCCGCGAACAAGTGGGACGAGGCACTGGCCAAACTGGCCCGGCTCGCCAAGGAGCACTCGGTCGACCTGATCGCGATCGGCAATGGTACGGCGTCCCGCGAGACGGACAAGCTCGCCGGTGAACTCATCGCCAAACACCCGGAGTTGAACCTCACCAAGGTGATGGTGTCCGAGGCGGGCGCGTCCGTGTACTCGGCGTCGGCGTTCGCCTCGCAGGAGCTGCCGGGCATGGATGTGTCGCTGCGCGGGGCGGTGTCGATCGCACGGCGGCTGCAGGACCCGCTCGCCGAGCTGGTGAAGATCGACCCGAAGTCGATCGGGGTCGGGCAGTACCAGCACGACCTGTCCGAGGTGAAACTGTCGCGATCGCTGGACGCGGTCGTCGAAGACTGTGTGAACGGTGTCGGTGTCGACGTCAACACGGCGTCCACGCCGCTGCTCTCGCGGGTTTCCGGCATCTCCTCCGGGCTCGCGGAGAACATCGTGGCGCACCGTGACGCGAACGGTCCGTTCACGTCCCGGTCCCAGCTGAAGGGTGTCGCGCGACTCGGGCCGAAGGCGTACGAGCAGTGCGCGGGGTTCCTGCGGATCCGGGGCGGGGACGATCCGCTGGACGCGTCCAGTGTGCACCCGGAGGCGTATCCGGTGGTGCGGCGGATGGTGAAGTCGGCAGGCAGCGGGGTGGCGTCGCTGGTCGGGAACACGGCGGTGCTGCGGTCGCTGCGGCCCGATGACTTCGTCGACGAGAAGTTCGGTCTGCCGACGGTGACGGACATTCTGCGCGAGCTGGAGAAGCCCGGGCGCGACCCGCGGCCCGCTTTCAAGACGGCCACGTTCAAGGACGGGGTCGAGAAGATCGGCGACCTGTCCTCCGGGATGGTGCTGGAGGGTGTGGTCACCAACGTGGCGGCGTTCGGGGCGTTCGTGGATGTCGGCGTACACCAGGACGGGCTGGTGCATGTGTCCGCGATGTCCAAGACGTTCATCAAGGACCCGCATGACGTGGTGAAGTCCGGTGACATCGTCAAGGTGAAGGTGCTTGACGTCGACATTCCCCGGAAGCGGATTTCGCTGACGCTGCGGTTGGACGACGAGGCGGTGGCCTCCGGCGATGGGCAGCAGGGGGGTGGGGGGCGCCCGCAGCGTGGGGGGCGGCCGCCTCAGCCTCGGCAGCAGCAGGGGCAAGGGCAAGGGGGCGGGCGGTCCGGCGGAGCGCCTCGGCAGGGGGCGCCCGCGCCGGGGAACAGTGCGATGGCGGATGCCTTGCGGAAGGCTGGGTTGGTGGATCCCAAGCGGCGGTGA
- a CDS encoding oxidoreductase, with product MSAEYATFGLAPAMRAGGVLANGAYQVHRDFLDFIVDGRPLLYQLSDLDAVSPLASDVPPAIFTAQVRGLLLEADAPLEGGRHIIYGCPECADLACGAVTAAIEKDGDDYVWRDFAWQTDTHADLELNGYHGIGPFRFPGAEYRDALGSLLDTTEAAEAVGSAESGAARRRVLLIGARVAVLAKLAAALRTIGIGADITRDATDVPADELRGYGAVAFGRAIEEAERAAVRRSFEHAGVEVAYVDGLAPIVPLLVAQIEHALDRSPLERRRLTRLVAADGEAGIEVTSTCRVHVTAYRLDRLYRTHTLEVFDGILEPGRHRISLEAKAVKGESFIVARTSGTVLVEPMAR from the coding sequence ATGTCTGCCGAGTACGCCACCTTCGGCCTGGCACCGGCGATGCGTGCCGGTGGAGTCCTCGCCAACGGTGCCTACCAGGTCCACCGGGACTTCCTCGACTTCATCGTTGACGGACGCCCCCTCCTCTACCAGCTGTCCGACCTCGACGCGGTCTCCCCGCTCGCCTCCGACGTACCCCCCGCGATCTTCACCGCCCAGGTCCGCGGCCTGCTCCTGGAGGCCGACGCACCCTTGGAGGGCGGCCGGCACATCATCTACGGCTGTCCCGAGTGCGCCGACCTGGCGTGCGGCGCCGTGACGGCGGCCATCGAGAAGGACGGCGACGACTATGTGTGGCGCGACTTCGCCTGGCAGACGGACACCCACGCCGACCTGGAGCTCAACGGCTACCACGGCATCGGGCCCTTCCGTTTCCCCGGCGCCGAGTACCGGGACGCGCTCGGCTCCCTCCTCGACACCACGGAGGCCGCCGAGGCGGTGGGCTCCGCCGAGTCCGGTGCGGCCCGCCGCCGGGTCCTGCTGATCGGTGCCCGGGTCGCCGTCCTCGCCAAGCTCGCCGCCGCGCTGCGCACCATCGGCATCGGCGCGGACATCACCCGGGACGCCACGGACGTGCCCGCCGACGAACTGCGGGGCTACGGCGCGGTCGCCTTCGGCCGGGCGATCGAGGAGGCGGAGCGTGCCGCCGTGCGCCGCTCCTTCGAGCACGCGGGTGTCGAGGTGGCGTACGTCGACGGTCTCGCCCCGATCGTCCCGCTCCTCGTCGCCCAGATCGAACACGCCCTGGACCGCAGCCCGTTGGAACGGCGCCGCCTCACCCGCCTGGTCGCCGCCGACGGCGAGGCGGGCATAGAGGTCACCTCCACCTGTCGCGTCCACGTCACCGCGTACCGCCTGGACCGCCTGTACCGCACCCACACGCTCGAGGTCTTCGACGGCATCCTCGAACCCGGCCGGCACCGCATCTCCCTGGAAGCGAAGGCGGTGAAGGGAGAGTCGTTCATCGTGGCGCGTACGTCGGGAACCGTGCTGGTGGAGCCGATGGCCCGGTGA
- a CDS encoding ABC-F family ATP-binding cassette domain-containing protein gives MTATLVAKNLAAGHGDRSLFSGLDLVVAPGDVIGLVGANGAGKSTLLKMLAGLLPPEQGELRLSPPTASVGHLPQEPERRDGETVREFLARRTGVAEAQRVMDEATQALVDGAPGADDAYSVSLERWLDLGGADLDERAEEVAGSLALTVDLDQPMTSLSGGQAARAGLASLLLSRYDVFLLDEPTNDLDLDGLERLERFVKGLRAGTLVVSHDREFLTRTVTKVLELDLVQQQIKLYGGGYEAYLEERDVARRHARDDFEEYADKRSALQDRAQMQRGWMDKGVKNARRKANNDNDKIGRKFRSEASEKQAAKARQTQRMIERLDVVEEPRKEWELRMEIAAAPRSGSVVATLRDAEVRRAGFTLGPVTVQIDWADRIAVTGANGAGKSTLLGALLGRVPLDAGHATLGSGVVVGEVDQARKLFHGPEALLDAFCEAVPDMEPAEVRTLLAKFGLKAEHVLRPAATLSPGERTRSALALLQGRGVNLLVLDEPTNHLDLPAIEQLEQALDSYEGTLLLVTHDRRMLDAVQVTRRFEVAAGKVTELA, from the coding sequence ATGACTGCCACCCTCGTCGCCAAGAACCTCGCCGCCGGCCACGGCGACCGCTCCCTCTTCTCCGGGCTCGACCTCGTCGTCGCGCCCGGAGACGTGATCGGGCTCGTCGGTGCCAACGGCGCGGGCAAGTCCACGCTGCTCAAGATGCTGGCCGGGCTGCTCCCGCCCGAGCAGGGCGAACTGCGCCTGTCCCCGCCGACCGCGAGCGTCGGCCATCTCCCGCAGGAGCCGGAACGTCGCGACGGCGAGACCGTCCGCGAGTTCCTGGCGCGCCGCACCGGCGTGGCCGAGGCCCAGCGGGTGATGGACGAGGCGACGCAGGCGCTGGTGGACGGGGCCCCGGGCGCGGACGACGCGTACTCGGTGAGCCTGGAGCGCTGGCTCGACCTCGGCGGCGCCGACCTGGACGAACGGGCGGAGGAGGTCGCCGGTTCCCTGGCCCTGACCGTGGACCTGGACCAGCCGATGACGTCCCTGTCGGGCGGCCAGGCGGCAAGGGCGGGCCTCGCCTCCCTGCTCCTCTCCCGCTACGACGTCTTCCTCCTCGACGAGCCGACGAACGACCTGGACCTCGACGGCCTGGAGCGCCTGGAGCGCTTCGTCAAGGGCCTGCGCGCCGGCACGCTCGTCGTCAGCCACGACCGCGAGTTCCTCACCCGCACGGTCACGAAGGTCCTCGAGCTCGACCTCGTCCAGCAGCAGATCAAGCTGTACGGCGGAGGCTACGAGGCCTATCTGGAGGAGCGGGACGTCGCCCGCAGGCACGCCCGCGACGACTTCGAGGAGTACGCCGACAAACGGTCCGCGCTCCAGGACCGGGCCCAGATGCAGCGCGGCTGGATGGACAAGGGCGTCAAGAACGCCCGGCGCAAGGCGAACAACGACAACGACAAGATCGGCCGCAAGTTCCGCAGCGAGGCGAGCGAGAAGCAGGCCGCGAAGGCCCGCCAGACCCAGCGCATGATCGAACGCCTGGACGTGGTCGAGGAGCCGCGCAAGGAGTGGGAACTGCGCATGGAGATCGCGGCGGCCCCGCGCTCCGGCTCGGTGGTCGCGACCCTGCGGGACGCGGAGGTACGCCGCGCGGGCTTCACGCTGGGCCCGGTGACCGTACAGATCGACTGGGCGGACCGCATCGCCGTCACGGGTGCGAACGGCGCCGGCAAGTCGACCCTGCTGGGGGCCCTACTGGGCCGTGTCCCTCTGGACGCGGGTCACGCCACGCTCGGCTCGGGTGTGGTGGTCGGGGAGGTGGACCAGGCCCGCAAGCTCTTCCACGGCCCGGAGGCGTTGCTGGACGCGTTCTGCGAGGCGGTCCCCGACATGGAACCGGCGGAGGTCCGCACGCTCCTGGCCAAGTTCGGCCTGAAGGCGGAGCACGTCCTGCGTCCGGCGGCGACCCTGTCCCCGGGTGAACGCACCCGGTCGGCCCTGGCGCTCCTCCAGGGACGGGGCGTGAACCTCCTCGTCCTGGACGAACCGACCAACCACCTCGACCTCCCGGCCATCGAACAGTTGGAACAGGCCCTCGACTCCTACGAGGGCACCCTGCTCCTGGTGACCCACGACCGCAGAATGCTGGACGCGGTTCAGGTAACCCGCCGCTTCGAGGTGGCGGCCGGCAAGGTGACGGAACTCGCGTAG
- a CDS encoding GlxA family transcriptional regulator, producing the protein MVQRTVLVVLFDGVQSLDVTGPVEVLAGASTRHPGSYRIRTASLTGEPVRTSSGLTLVPDGTLIDAPAPHTLLVPGGPGSRAADPRLVDWLRVHGPRPERLVSVCTGAILLAAAGLLDGLRATTHWAYCDRLARDHPAVEVDPEPIHIRDGRVMTSAGVTAGIDLALALVEEDLGRDTALAVARHLVVFLRRPGNQAQFSAQLAVQTARREPLREVQHWISEHPDDDLSVESLAARARLSPRHFARAFRTETGMTPGRYVDRVRLEHARRLLEDTSDGIEGISRASGYGTPEAMRRAFVRSLGTAPAEYRRRFDPAPTAR; encoded by the coding sequence ATGGTGCAGCGAACCGTCCTCGTCGTCCTCTTCGACGGCGTCCAGAGCCTCGACGTCACGGGCCCCGTCGAGGTGCTCGCGGGGGCCTCCACCAGGCACCCGGGGAGCTACCGCATCCGTACGGCCTCGCTGACCGGCGAGCCGGTACGCACCTCCAGCGGCCTCACCCTCGTACCGGACGGGACGCTCATCGACGCACCCGCACCGCACACCCTCCTGGTCCCGGGCGGCCCCGGCTCCCGTGCGGCCGATCCGCGTCTGGTCGACTGGCTGCGCGTGCACGGGCCGCGCCCCGAACGGCTGGTGTCCGTCTGCACGGGAGCGATCCTGCTCGCCGCCGCCGGTCTCCTGGACGGCCTGCGCGCGACCACCCACTGGGCGTACTGCGACAGGCTCGCCCGCGATCACCCGGCCGTCGAGGTCGACCCCGAGCCCATCCACATCCGCGACGGCCGGGTGATGACCTCGGCCGGTGTCACCGCCGGGATCGACCTCGCCCTCGCGCTCGTGGAGGAGGACCTCGGCCGCGACACCGCGCTCGCCGTCGCCCGCCATCTGGTCGTCTTCCTGCGCCGGCCGGGCAACCAGGCCCAGTTCAGCGCCCAGCTCGCCGTACAGACCGCCCGGCGTGAGCCGCTGCGCGAGGTCCAGCACTGGATCTCCGAACACCCGGACGACGATCTGAGCGTCGAGTCCCTCGCTGCCCGCGCCCGTCTCTCACCCCGCCACTTCGCCCGCGCCTTCCGTACCGAGACCGGCATGACCCCCGGCCGGTACGTCGACCGGGTCCGCCTCGAACACGCCCGCCGCCTCCTGGAGGACACCTCCGACGGCATCGAGGGAATCTCTCGCGCCAGCGGCTACGGCACCCCGGAGGCCATGCGCCGCGCCTTCGTCAGAAGCCTCGGCACGGCCCCGGCCGAGTACCGCCGCCGGTTCGACCCCGCACCCACCGCCCGCTGA